The Candidatus Zixiibacteriota bacterium DNA window GCGGGGCGAGGCGGAAATCCTCGAGGGCGACATGATCGATTTCAAGCTTCCCAAAAAAGTCGATCTGGCGCTTTGTATGATCGCCTCGATTCATATGCTGACCTCGGTCGACGATATTTTGACCCATCTCGATTCAGTCGCCCGCAACCTCAAATCAAAAGGGCTCTACGTGATCGAGATGCAGCACCCGCGCGACAATTTCGAGGAGCAGGAAGACGATACCAATATCTGGGATATGGAAGACGAGGATGGAACAAAAGTATTCGTTCAATGGGGAACCGAAGAAGATCCCTTCGATCCCATTACCCAGGTTCATCAGACAAAAGTCACGATGCAGATATCAGAGAAGGGCAAGAAACGCCGGAGCCATGTTTTTACCGATCCCTACCGGATACTGCCCTACCAGGAATTCCAGTTGCTGGTGCGTTTGAATAACAAATTCGATTATCTCGGTTCCTACGGCAAATTCAACCTGCGCAAAAAGCTCGACAACTCGGAATCGAGCTGGCGCATGATCGCGGTTCTTCAAAAGAAACGTTGATTATTTGGTGAGGATCCTGTAGGCCAGCGCGAGCCCGTCCAAAACCAGCGAGGGATTGACCTCGTCGATCATATCAGTATGTTCGGCGATCATCGGGGCCAGCCCGCCGGTCGCGACTACGAAAAAGCTGGTCTTCTGCTCCTCCGTTATTCGTGCCAGTAAACCCTCGATCATAGCAACAGTGCCGTACAGGAGTCCGGACTTGATTGATTCTTCGGTCGTACGCCCGACAAAACTTTGGGGTGGTTTAAGATCAACATTGAAGAGCTGGGCGGCCCGTCGCGACAATGACAAGGCCGAGGTCTGAAGACCGGGACAGATCACTCCCCCCAGGTATTCGCCTTTTTTTGTGACGACATCGATCGTTGTCGCAGTGCCGAAATCTATAATTATGCAGGCTCTCCGGTGGCTGTTATATGCCGCCAGCGCTCCCACC harbors:
- a CDS encoding methyltransferase domain-containing protein; amino-acid sequence: MSKNKLYLHPKYYDIAFDFRDLNKESRFLIEVFRRIQGRKPNSVVDIACGPGYHAIEFSRKQHIDYSYGLDLSPQMVRYARKKNKWMRGEAEILEGDMIDFKLPKKVDLALCMIASIHMLTSVDDILTHLDSVARNLKSKGLYVIEMQHPRDNFEEQEDDTNIWDMEDEDGTKVFVQWGTEEDPFDPITQVHQTKVTMQISEKGKKRRSHVFTDPYRILPYQEFQLLVRLNNKFDYLGSYGKFNLRKKLDNSESSWRMIAVLQKKR
- a CDS encoding type III pantothenate kinase, which codes for MAVRKERSIMLVAIDCGNTNTVFGLYKHDVLIADARFTSNELGTSAECARALDWFLKRSGRGRDDIEAIVIGSVVPGLTPRLVEMAHAYYDKEPLLVSGELQLGIVNLYHNPREVGTDRVVGALAAYNSHRRACIIIDFGTATTIDVVTKKGEYLGGVICPGLQTSALSLSRRAAQLFNVDLKPPQSFVGRTTEESIKSGLLYGTVAMIEGLLARITEEQKTSFFVVATGGLAPMIAEHTDMIDEVNPSLVLDGLALAYRILTK